A genome region from Hevea brasiliensis isolate MT/VB/25A 57/8 chromosome 9, ASM3005281v1, whole genome shotgun sequence includes the following:
- the LOC110650551 gene encoding uncharacterized protein LOC110650551 isoform X2 encodes MEKEVDDPPVAVEIDQTGQQSYYHSQSDSKRPQTDDVSVGVTVITGYLGAGKSTLVNHILNSQHGKRIAVILNEFGEEIGVERAMINEGEGGALVEEWVELANGCICCTVKHSLVQALEQLVLMKERLDHIIIETTGLANPAPLASVLWLDDQLESSVKLDSIITVVDAKNLPFQLNKHRDSSSFPEAFLQIAFADVVILNKVDLVSSEILEELEKEIHNTNSLANIIHSVRCEVDLSKILNCQAYDATHATHLEALLEESKSLSTRHLHDGGVRTVCICDSQQVDLDKVRLWLEEILWDKKDGMDVYRCKGILRVQNSDELHTLQAVREIYDIVPARKWEGSENQMNKIVFIGHNLNEDVLLDSFRGCALTT; translated from the exons ATGGAGAAAGAAGTAGACGATCCACCTGTTGCAGTTGAAATCGATCAAACTGGGCAACAATCTTATTACCACTCGCAATCCGATTCAAAACGACCTCAAACGGATGACGTTTCCGTTGGGGTGACCGTCATCACGGGCTATCTCGGTGCTGGCAAATCCACT CTTGTTAACCATATCTTGAATTCTCAACATGGAAAGAGGATTGCTGTCATTTTGAACGAGTTTGgggaagagattggagttgaaaggGCAATGATAAATGAAGGAGAAGGTGGTGCACTTGTTGAAGAATGGGTTGAGCTGGCAAATGGGTGTATTTGTTGCACAGTTAAGCATAGTTTAGTTCAAGCACTGGAGCAACTTGTACTGATGAAGGAAAG ACTTGATCATATAATAATCGAGACCACAGGGTTAGCAAATCCTGCTCCTCTTGCTTCTGTTCTTTGGTTGGATGATCAGCTGGAATCGTCTGTTAAGCTTGATTCTATAATCACT GTTGTGGATGCCAAAAATCTACCTTTTCAGCTCAACAAGCATCGTGACTCATCTTCATTTCCTGAAGCTTTTCTTCAAATAGCATTTGCG GATGTTGTTATTCTTAACAAGGTTGATTTGGTTTCTTCAGAGATCTTGGAGGAATTGGAGAAGGAGATACATAACACTAACTCCCTCGCCAATATCATTCATTCTGTTAGGTGTGAAGTTGATTTGTCCAAAATATTGAACTGTCAGGCATATGATGCAACT CATGCTACTCATTTGGAAGCATTGTTGGAAGAAAGCAAGTCGCTATCTACCAGACATCTTCATGATGGTGGTGTGCGAACTGTTTGCATTTGTGATTCGCAGCAGGTTGATCTTGATAAG GTTCGTTTATGGCTTGAGGAGATTCTATGGGATAAGAAAGATGGCATGGATGTATACCGATGCAAAGGGATTTTAAGGGTTCAAAACTCTGATGAACTACATACATTGCAG GCTGTGAGGGAGATATATGATATTGTTCCAGCTCGCAAATGGGAAGGATCAGAAAATCAAATGAACAAAATAGTTTTCATAG GTCATAATCTGAATGAGGATGTTCTTCTTGATTCTTTTAGAGGTTGTGCACTGACAACTTAG
- the LOC110650551 gene encoding uncharacterized protein LOC110650551 isoform X1, which produces MEKEVDDPPVAVEIDQTGQQSYYHSQSDSKRPQTDDVSVGVTVITGYLGAGKSTLVNHILNSQHGKRIAVILNEFGEEIGVERAMINEGEGGALVEEWVELANGCICCTVKHSLVQALEQLVLMKESRLDHIIIETTGLANPAPLASVLWLDDQLESSVKLDSIITVVDAKNLPFQLNKHRDSSSFPEAFLQIAFADVVILNKVDLVSSEILEELEKEIHNTNSLANIIHSVRCEVDLSKILNCQAYDATHATHLEALLEESKSLSTRHLHDGGVRTVCICDSQQVDLDKVRLWLEEILWDKKDGMDVYRCKGILRVQNSDELHTLQAVREIYDIVPARKWEGSENQMNKIVFIGHNLNEDVLLDSFRGCALTT; this is translated from the exons ATGGAGAAAGAAGTAGACGATCCACCTGTTGCAGTTGAAATCGATCAAACTGGGCAACAATCTTATTACCACTCGCAATCCGATTCAAAACGACCTCAAACGGATGACGTTTCCGTTGGGGTGACCGTCATCACGGGCTATCTCGGTGCTGGCAAATCCACT CTTGTTAACCATATCTTGAATTCTCAACATGGAAAGAGGATTGCTGTCATTTTGAACGAGTTTGgggaagagattggagttgaaaggGCAATGATAAATGAAGGAGAAGGTGGTGCACTTGTTGAAGAATGGGTTGAGCTGGCAAATGGGTGTATTTGTTGCACAGTTAAGCATAGTTTAGTTCAAGCACTGGAGCAACTTGTACTGATGAAGGAAAG TAGACTTGATCATATAATAATCGAGACCACAGGGTTAGCAAATCCTGCTCCTCTTGCTTCTGTTCTTTGGTTGGATGATCAGCTGGAATCGTCTGTTAAGCTTGATTCTATAATCACT GTTGTGGATGCCAAAAATCTACCTTTTCAGCTCAACAAGCATCGTGACTCATCTTCATTTCCTGAAGCTTTTCTTCAAATAGCATTTGCG GATGTTGTTATTCTTAACAAGGTTGATTTGGTTTCTTCAGAGATCTTGGAGGAATTGGAGAAGGAGATACATAACACTAACTCCCTCGCCAATATCATTCATTCTGTTAGGTGTGAAGTTGATTTGTCCAAAATATTGAACTGTCAGGCATATGATGCAACT CATGCTACTCATTTGGAAGCATTGTTGGAAGAAAGCAAGTCGCTATCTACCAGACATCTTCATGATGGTGGTGTGCGAACTGTTTGCATTTGTGATTCGCAGCAGGTTGATCTTGATAAG GTTCGTTTATGGCTTGAGGAGATTCTATGGGATAAGAAAGATGGCATGGATGTATACCGATGCAAAGGGATTTTAAGGGTTCAAAACTCTGATGAACTACATACATTGCAG GCTGTGAGGGAGATATATGATATTGTTCCAGCTCGCAAATGGGAAGGATCAGAAAATCAAATGAACAAAATAGTTTTCATAG GTCATAATCTGAATGAGGATGTTCTTCTTGATTCTTTTAGAGGTTGTGCACTGACAACTTAG